One window from the genome of Synergistaceae bacterium encodes:
- a CDS encoding YeeE/YedE family protein, with the protein MGNISGLVVGIVFGIILKKSRFCFTGRIRDIYLEKDSYNIVLIIAIISTEGFLYQLFGHLGLITIPSYLPPFSLVSVALGSFIFGIGAVMMNGCITSSLVKCGDGRIIGWLSIAVFLAVGYFFSAGRGIAVTDGLRKLTTATDNISLRRSWFAVVMWGMIAVISYFLMFRYRKKHKAKFSIPSRYTGIRHIICEKTISPEIAAICIGLVLGITFLVSEQIGRHHGLSVAVPLLSWVYTITNPIYITGGCNYYDQTFGWGSLLVLGIVIGVFISTLISEEFSIVMPAKRVIVKSIVGSAFMGAGSMWGLGCLLSNGYVGTAQLSLKSWYAFLFIVLGIWTGTKIFLVGIKRS; encoded by the coding sequence GTGGGTAACATATCGGGACTTGTAGTTGGAATAGTATTTGGAATTATACTTAAAAAAAGCAGATTTTGCTTCACAGGAAGAATAAGAGATATTTATCTTGAGAAAGATAGCTATAATATAGTTCTTATTATAGCTATCATAAGTACCGAGGGCTTTTTATATCAATTATTTGGACATCTGGGACTTATTACGATACCGTCATATCTACCGCCTTTCTCTCTTGTTTCCGTTGCACTTGGAAGTTTTATATTTGGCATTGGAGCGGTAATGATGAATGGATGCATAACATCTTCCTTAGTAAAATGTGGAGATGGAAGGATTATAGGATGGCTGTCCATTGCAGTGTTTCTTGCTGTAGGGTATTTCTTCTCGGCCGGAAGAGGAATAGCTGTTACAGACGGTCTTAGAAAGCTTACGACAGCTACCGACAACATATCGCTACGTCGTTCATGGTTCGCAGTCGTTATGTGGGGCATGATAGCTGTGATTTCCTATTTTCTTATGTTTAGATATCGCAAAAAACATAAAGCGAAATTCTCTATACCGAGTAGATATACGGGTATAAGACACATAATATGCGAGAAAACAATTTCTCCCGAGATTGCCGCAATTTGTATTGGGCTCGTACTGGGGATTACCTTTCTTGTAAGCGAACAAATCGGAAGGCACCATGGTTTATCCGTTGCTGTTCCTTTACTTTCTTGGGTGTATACCATAACAAATCCGATATACATTACAGGCGGATGTAATTACTATGACCAGACATTTGGATGGGGAAGTCTGCTGGTGCTCGGAATAGTAATAGGGGTTTTCATTTCGACACTGATAAGTGAGGAGTTTTCAATTGTTATGCCGGCAAAGAGGGTGATAGTAAAGTCAATTGTTGGAAGTGCTTTTATGGGAGCGGGTTCCATGTGGGGGCTTGGCTGTCTTTTATCCAACGGATACGTCGGAACTGCACAGCTTTCATTAAAATCATGGTATGCTTTCTTATTTATTGTACTTGGAATATGGACGGGGACAAAGATATTTCTTGTGGGAAT